One genomic region from Gammaproteobacteria bacterium encodes:
- a CDS encoding cytochrome c3 family protein, with protein sequence MQADTASSELSTVSNKHMSLACLSCHDGTQAMDNMINAPGSDGYNTDGGGSGGVTAAQSSNWNFGSDWSSATTFDSGAGGEVNALGQMQGNGSNGTAMGLGQTDNGGTVAMLSPDLSNDHPIAMAFCGGGVGSDGASSSCRDTYFNNAATTTDSIGNTMWYVPTAGSTTVSLGTSASSGLRLYGNVSGGATDGLATDNPTVECGSCHDPHTATPTFLRISNAGSAVCLTCHNK encoded by the coding sequence ATGCAGGCTGATACCGCCTCCAGCGAGCTCAGCACTGTCAGCAACAAGCACATGTCTTTGGCTTGCTTGTCCTGCCACGACGGTACGCAAGCGATGGACAACATGATCAACGCTCCTGGCTCCGACGGTTATAACACCGACGGTGGCGGCTCCGGCGGTGTGACCGCAGCCCAAAGCTCCAACTGGAACTTCGGTTCTGACTGGTCTTCTGCTACTACATTCGACAGCGGCGCTGGTGGTGAAGTTAACGCGCTGGGTCAAATGCAAGGTAACGGTTCCAACGGCACCGCAATGGGCTTGGGCCAGACCGACAATGGCGGTACCGTGGCCATGCTGTCTCCTGACCTGTCCAACGACCACCCGATCGCTATGGCGTTCTGCGGCGGCGGTGTAGGTTCTGACGGTGCATCGTCTAGCTGCCGCGACACCTACTTCAACAACGCTGCAACTACGACCGACAGCATCGGTAACACGATGTGGTACGTTCCTACAGCCGGCTCGACTACGGTTTCGCTGGGTACCTCTGCTTCCTCCGGTCTGCGTCTGTATGGTAACGTGTCCGGCGGCGCCACCGACGGTCTGGCTACCGACAACCCGACAGTGGAATGCGGTTCCTGCCACGATCCACATACAGCAACCCCAACCTTCCTGCGTATCTCCAACGCGGGTAGCGCGGTTTGCTTGACTTGCCATAACAAGTAA